The following coding sequences are from one Lolium rigidum isolate FL_2022 chromosome 6, APGP_CSIRO_Lrig_0.1, whole genome shotgun sequence window:
- the LOC124666912 gene encoding fruit protein pKIWI502-like has translation MLLRSPPRSLPHLLRPHLLRALSNASAAAALASPTPPPAPPLPAEWTEAPVSAVRAATSDASLFHVSLDLSSHGPLLASHVAAGQFLPFRLPSAPYPIFLAISSPPPASSSARGSFEFLVKRLPGTPSASLCDLRPGDRVRVGGTVVGRGFEVARVGDAREVLVFATGSGISPIRSLIESGFGENEKVDVSLFYGARNLQRMAYQERFSDWEARGIKIIPVLSRPDDQWTGQRGYVQNAFSRTKKVVNPSSMGAILCGHKQMTEDITRALVADGMSKDKILTNI, from the exons ATGCTCCTCCGATCGCCGCCGCGCAGCCTCCCCCACCTCCTCCGCCCGCACCTCCTTCGCGCCCTCTCCAACGCCTCCGCCGCGGCGGCGCTCGCGTCCCCGACCCCGCCCCCGGCACCCCCCTTGCCGGCCGAGTGGACGGAGGCGCCCGTCTCCGCGGTCCGCGCCGCCACCTCCGACGCGTCCCTCTTCCACGTCTCGCTCGACCTCTCCTCCCACGGGCCCCTCCTCGCCTCCCACGTCGCCGCCGGCCAGTtcctccccttccggctcccctCCGCGCCCTACCCCATCTTCCTCGCCATCTCCTCCCCTCccccggcctcctcctcggcgcgaGGGTCGTTCGAATTCCTCGTCAAGCGCCTCCCCGGCACCCCCTCCGCGAGCCTCTGCGACCTCCGCCCCGGCGACCGCGTCCGCGTCGGCGGCACCGTCGTCGGCCGCGGGTTCGAGGTCGCGAGGGTCGGCGATGCCCGCGAGGTGCTTGTATTCGCCACCGGATCCGGGATCAG TCCAATCCGGTCACTCATTGAGTCAGGTTTTGGTGAAAATGAGAAGGTTGATGTAAGCCTCTTTTATGGGGCTAGAAACCTTCAGAGGATGGCATATCAA GAGAGGTTCAGTGACTGGGAGGCCAGAGGAATAAAAATTATACCTGTTCTCTCTAGACCAGACGATCAGTGGACTGGTCAGAGAGGCTATGTTCAG AATGCTTTTTCAAGGACGAAGAAGGTTGTAAATCCATCCTCGATGGGAGCGATTTTGTGTGGACATAAACAGATGACTGAG GATATTACTAGAGCTCTTGTTGCTGATGGTATGTCGAAAGATAAAATCTTAACAAACATCTGA